DNA sequence from the Manihot esculenta cultivar AM560-2 chromosome 11, M.esculenta_v8, whole genome shotgun sequence genome:
AagtgaaaaaatttatttagattgagtttatatgaatatatagtGTAAAATGATAATGGAGTCTgcatgaaattttatatattttttttatttttttttaaattaagaattttataataatttaattcaattgattttttttataataattttttatttgaaataaaaaaattcaaatatttttaaattaaaagattttaaatttaaatttataataatttatttaaattccttTCTCAAGATCATGTCAAACATAGGTTATATGAACTTGATTTTGATAATTCTATATGAACTAGATTTTGATAAGAATcatcaaaaaagaaaataaatgaaaagatgAGAACAATACAATGTAGTGttaaatcttaataattttatcacttgtaaaaaaatttcaaaataaaaaagtaatataaAGTTAACAATATGGCAAGGGGCCTGCTGTCCTCTTGGTTGAACCCTCATCAGGAATAGATGGTCAGTGgcttattttagtttattttattagtgTTTCTTCTATACATCCACAGTAATTGATGgtgagggttttttttttttttttaatctgaaTTTGTGTTGGAGGTTTGATGATTcttcttttaaataatatttggcTATGTGGTATTAACGTTTCGAAACTACACCACTACATCCCATAGATTATACTCAGTGCATCTCGTTTTTTTTTGGAGTCATTGCTCTCCATCCATGACTTTCTTAATTTTGCCTTTTGCCGTTGCATGTTTGCTTAGATGGGTTTCTTACTGTTTTTCGGTTGTAATAGCATAGGACTAAGGATGGTAATGGATCGGTTATTTTTGAGTATTCAATCTGATCAAACTCTAATAAGATAAATTTGAatagttataattaaatttgagacgtattcgaatttaaaaaataatattcattttgaatttaaattttatatataggaTATtcactatttaaataattaatttaatataaaaaatatattttataataatatttataaaattttttatatatttttaattactgTTATTCTAACTATTTATATCCTATATGGAACTTGGGGAGCGGAAATGGTGGGTCATGCAACGTAGGGCTAGGCTTGGTGGTTGTGTTTCTAGGTTTGACTTAAGCTAGTATGGATTTTGGATTGAACTTGTGGTTTTGGATGTTAATGGGTCGAATTGTAAATGGttggatttattttcatagccGGTTAAGctatgataaatataatttctttgcaatgataaaataatatatatatatataattaaataaatttttaatttttttatttaaatatatttttttaaatattaaagtatagtaataaatattgagagattcataaaaaattattatttaatttttataatatgaaaaaatttattaattaattttttaattttaaaaaaatacattcaaattttaaaaatattttaacataactttcaaaattaaaaatttcattactAAGAAGTTTTTTAATACAGCAATGGCTAATTTATAAacacttaaaatttaaaattaattaatgaaataattaataaaatcttttaaaatttaaaaaaaatttgatatattttttaaaaattaaaaaagtaattaataaatttgctCAAAAATTCATAGTACTTACATTTTACCATTTTGATAAGGAAGGGCCTTCCGTTTTGAACTTCTGTTGTATTTTGCTTTATCACTGCCTTTTTATACTTGTTGGTTTTTATGAAACCTACGATCGTGGAGCCTCGTCGGAATCCACCATCACAGTTTCAAGCTCAAGCGGAAACCTAGCCGGTTCCAGCCGAGCCTAGCCGTAAATTTCTCATGAGGGGGGAAATGTAATTACATGCGAGATCGCGAAGATGGCTTTGACCTCTACAGCGTACAGCCAGGTAAGCAAGCGCCAACGGCTTGAGTGCATAAAACTGGGTCCCACATTATTACGTGGCACTTTCATAAATGCCAAGTGGGGCCCATACCGAACCCTTTAAAAACTTCTTTAGATCCCTAAGCGCCAAaacacctctctctctctctctctctctctctgcgcTTGATCACTTAGTCACCGGTAAGGTAATAGtcctttttagttttttttatttatttttattttttttatttttttatttttttatttttaatttttagaaaatcttGAATTTGTGATTAATCTCAAacgatttgaaaattaaataaagtagGTTATAAGGTTAGATGTTTGGATTGCTGTGGATCTGTTATATAGCTTTGTCATGCGATTATCAATTtgggttttattttattttattttgttgtaaTGGTGATTTTCTCTTTTAGTCTTTTCTGCTTAACTGGGGGTGTTTCTTTTGATGATATCCTTTTTGCTTCGAGGATTGATATTTCTTTGTGGGTTTTATAACGTTTATGGCTTTTAGTATGCAGTCCTTGTGTTGGATTTTCCTGGGATTTTGGGAGTCTTAATCTCCATTCCTTTGTTTTACTTATAGTTACTTGTTTGATCAACATGTTCTGTTTAGTGAATGATAGTACTGTGGtcaatttatgaaaaaaaagagaagatttTCCTGGCATTTCTATATGTTTGTTTCAACTGTGTTTTATTGGAATACATCTAAGCAAGTGCAGCTTTGATTATTGAGACCTTTTTGGGGTGTTCTTGGTTATCTTGAAAAAAGAGTCTGTCTTTCATCATTTTTCCTTTATCTTTAGTCATTGGTAGATTTATGGTATTTTCTTTATGTGGTTTTAGCTAGACTTAGaaatttagaaatttgagaagtCATTAGTTGTCAGCCTTTTGTTACTTTTTTTTATGCTTCTCATTTTCTTAAAGCTTCTTTTGAATCATGGTACTCTTCTTCTAGTAGAAATGGCTCTTTTATAATGGGTATTTgccttaaattttatcattgaGTTGAAAAAGCTGGCCTGAATGGCTATTTTGTTTTGCTGCTTCATACATGTTATGTTTTTAGCACCCAGTGTTCAAGGTCAAAATTTGTCATAACTTTCTTTCTATCTTTGGTTTTTATGTGTTCACATAGTTGCCTAGATTTCAGTTGTGCATATCCTTCTGGATTGGATATTTCTAAATGCACTTTTATCTGATCCTTTTCTTCCAGGAACCGGTTATGTAATGAGAAGTGAAAGGCAAAAACAAGGAGATAAATCGCCAATGTCTGCTTCCTTTCCCCAAAGCAAGAAACAAATTGGACCCTTTGAATTACAGGATGAAGTTGATgatcttgctgatatttttgATAATATGGCACGACAAACAACTTCTTTTCCAACTAGGAATGTGCACGGAATGCCTCAATCTTATGCACAGGAAATGGCATTTCCTGTCATCAAGGGTGATATCTCTCAATGTAATGTCTCTCACAATCCTGAGACTGGCCTTGGTTACTTATATGAGCCTGTTTCAGGTTTTCCAGATTTGGTAGGGAATGTGAATAAATTTTGTGAATACCATGCTCTTGGGGATCCTATAGATGCCTCTAATATCCATGCCTCTGAtcttgatatttttcaagttgaGAGAAATAAATTAACCCCTGGGATTGATGTGGGTGGTGGCTTACAAATGTCAATAGCTAGTAGAGAAGCAAATGATAGTGGTACTTACCGGCCTTggcaaactgaaagtaaaatcaCCCATGCAGATACTACGCCTGTATCAGGCCATAACCCATCCAGTGGAGAATTCGGAATGAACATCTCACAGATGTGCAGATCTGGTGGAGAAGCAAATGGTAATAATATTCACATTCCTAGGGTATTTGGAAAACAATTAATCCATGCAGGTAGTACACCTGTATTAGGCTACAACCCACGAATTAATGGAGAATTGAGAATGAATAACAGTCTTATGGCAGGTGTAGCTCGATCAAGTCATCCTGAAATGTTTGATGGGAATTTCCTTAATCTTGGATATGGGTCTAATCTGGGGACCAAAGCAAAATATAAAGTCTCTAGCAAAGACAACAATCAGAGCACTAAAGGGATTGCTTTGCCTATGTTAAACACTTATTCTGGTCAAAATGTTGCTAGAAGTTATTTGAATTCTAGTGCTGATGTGGCTGGTTTTTCTAGTTTCCAGAAGTACAATAGTGGATGTACCATGCTAGCGCTGAATGAGAGTTACTCTAAAAGTATAGGTCACGCACAGCATGCCCATTTAGTTTCTGGCTCCGGGCAGGATGCTGATGGGCTTTCTCATCAAGTATGGCATGTTGATGAATTTTCTAGTCTGGTGCAGAATGTGCCTGGATTTTCTCATCAAGCTCAGTATATAGATAGATCTTATGGTCTAATTCAGAATGTAGGTCGCCTTTCTAAACCATCTAGGGATGGGAGTGTTGGAAACCTGTTGCCACTAGTGGATAGGCAACTTTATAATCACATTCCAAGCAGCTGGAACGTAGGACTTGGAAAAAGGAAAGAGAGATTTGCAAATATAAGTCCTCACACAAGCTTTGAAGGTCTTCCAACTGAGTTATCAATACCAAATTATAGCAATCAAGTTTCCTTACCTGATGCTGCATGGTTTGGCGTGAATGAGTTATCACCACCATTGTCTTTGCGTAGGAGTGCTATTCAACCTTCTTCTGATACACTACAGAGTTCTCGTGTAGGAGCTGTGAGGAATTTGTCACCAGAGCCTTCTATGGTTTTGCCCTTTACTGGAGTCACAAGAAGCATTGGCTGGCAGGATCAGTCAGGTGAGTTATGAATCCTCTGCATTCCATGCTTAGATACTAAGTAGGTATTATATTGCAGCTTCTAAATGCGCTTTCTTCCTTGCTTATAATCACTGAGGACTTCTGAAAGTCAATAATGCGAGTcaaattcttttttctttcttttctttttccgaaTCTTATATTCCTCAAGAAACAAAAGTGCAATTTTAAACACATGCTTGTTTAGACTTCATTATCTGTGTTTACCCACTTACCAGgatcaaaatataaaatgtgATTTAACTTTCTTTTGGTTGGaccacttatttatttattctcgcattattatctcataaaatGCGATGGACTGCATTTTAGCAGGTAATTTGCCCAATTTATTTGGAGCCTTAATGGGAAATGAATATTCTAAAGAAGTTGTCTATACAATGCTAGCTATGAAGTGCAAACAGCTTATAATTAAGATATGGTGATTCAATTGAATGTGAAAGTTTATGCACTTGTTAAGCTATCAGGAACCTAATTACCTGTGAACTGTGTCAGAGCCCGGGGGCCATTTCTCCCCCGTCCCATAGAAAACACCATTTGAATGTGAGTTTAATGGACCTGGGAGGCACAAGTTTATAATTCTATTCATGGTGTAAAGTATCTATTTTTATTACTGTAattattaaatgtttttttagttatgaaataatttaatcagtcaactattataaaattatcattatcaGTTTTTAGTTAGTTACTaagcaaataattaataaatcacaTATTGTAATTGGGCTCCCCTAAGATAGATTTC
Encoded proteins:
- the LOC110626719 gene encoding uncharacterized protein LOC110626719 isoform X1, with the translated sequence MPSGAHTEPFKNFFRSLSAKTPLSLSLSLSALDHLVTGTGYVMRSERQKQGDKSPMSASFPQSKKQIGPFELQDEVDDLADIFDNMARQTTSFPTRNVHGMPQSYAQEMAFPVIKGDISQCNVSHNPETGLGYLYEPVSGFPDLVGNVNKFCEYHALGDPIDASNIHASDLDIFQVERNKLTPGIDVGGGLQMSIASREANDSGTYRPWQTESKITHADTTPVSGHNPSSGEFGMNISQMCRSGGEANGNNIHIPRVFGKQLIHAGSTPVLGYNPRINGELRMNNSLMAGVARSSHPEMFDGNFLNLGYGSNLGTKAKYKVSSKDNNQSTKGIALPMLNTYSGQNVARSYLNSSADVAGFSSFQKYNSGCTMLALNESYSKSIGHAQHAHLVSGSGQDADGLSHQVWHVDEFSSLVQNVPGFSHQAQYIDRSYGLIQNVGRLSKPSRDGSVGNLLPLVDRQLYNHIPSSWNVGLGKRKERFANISPHTSFEGLPTELSIPNYSNQVSLPDAAWFGVNELSPPLSLRRSAIQPSSDTLQSSRVGAVRNLSPEPSMVLPFTGVTRSIGWQDQSGNLGQSQASVPIKLFGSLAALAHSNGEEIPAVNRPTQSSSVPSGPSLDRDAPMCPSEAPKPRCKKARSIKPASHLSAPTLVRTGPPHAPVASVGSLSPPIAQSVPSRPPLACTSSRLPSFPGASSPHYIKWQGGKGEYTTPRPSGNQCHICKRDLSFNPEGPIYQPEKPITAAVLPCGHHFHDSCLQRITPQNQAQDPPCIPCAMADNN
- the LOC110626719 gene encoding uncharacterized protein LOC110626719 isoform X2, translated to MRSERQKQGDKSPMSASFPQSKKQIGPFELQDEVDDLADIFDNMARQTTSFPTRNVHGMPQSYAQEMAFPVIKGDISQCNVSHNPETGLGYLYEPVSGFPDLVGNVNKFCEYHALGDPIDASNIHASDLDIFQVERNKLTPGIDVGGGLQMSIASREANDSGTYRPWQTESKITHADTTPVSGHNPSSGEFGMNISQMCRSGGEANGNNIHIPRVFGKQLIHAGSTPVLGYNPRINGELRMNNSLMAGVARSSHPEMFDGNFLNLGYGSNLGTKAKYKVSSKDNNQSTKGIALPMLNTYSGQNVARSYLNSSADVAGFSSFQKYNSGCTMLALNESYSKSIGHAQHAHLVSGSGQDADGLSHQVWHVDEFSSLVQNVPGFSHQAQYIDRSYGLIQNVGRLSKPSRDGSVGNLLPLVDRQLYNHIPSSWNVGLGKRKERFANISPHTSFEGLPTELSIPNYSNQVSLPDAAWFGVNELSPPLSLRRSAIQPSSDTLQSSRVGAVRNLSPEPSMVLPFTGVTRSIGWQDQSGNLGQSQASVPIKLFGSLAALAHSNGEEIPAVNRPTQSSSVPSGPSLDRDAPMCPSEAPKPRCKKARSIKPASHLSAPTLVRTGPPHAPVASVGSLSPPIAQSVPSRPPLACTSSRLPSFPGASSPHYIKWQGGKGEYTTPRPSGNQCHICKRDLSFNPEGPIYQPEKPITAAVLPCGHHFHDSCLQRITPQNQAQDPPCIPCAMADNN